From the Ensifer adhaerens genome, the window GCGCAGTTTGTGCCCCGAGGCCGCGGCGATCAGGGAACCAGATGGCGGCGCAAATGGCAGCTGACAAGGCACCAAGAAGGCCTCCGAAAGGCAACAGGAACGCCTGACTGCTGGTGGTGTCGTCTGCATAGTCAAACAGAAGCGTGAAGATTGCGCCGACGTGCAAGCCGACGAAAAAGGCGGCAAGCCAGGCCGAGCGACGGGAACGATTGGATAGCAGCGCAAGAACGAGCACGGCGCTGATCGCCGCCGCGTAAGCGCCACCGAAGTAGTATCGCAGCATTGCCCATGACAGTTTCGGCGCGCCGAGCGCGGTTTCCGGACTGAAGATCATCTCCAGCAAGATCAGCGGGAGCATAATGACCACCGGACCGACCAGAACAGAGAGCCAGAAATAGCGCTCTTCCGCCCGCCATTGCCAACTGCGAGCGAATGCGCGCTCGTGTGGAGCAAGCGGAATGAGCTCCGAAGCGGCCCCGTCCCGCCGGTCAGCGCTGTTGCGTTCCATACTCCTGTCGCGCAGCAGCCACAGTCCGAAGGTCGCGCCGGCGAAGAGCGCACCGGCGCCCGAAAACACCGGGAAACCGGACGTCAGAAAATTGTGCGTCAGCACTGGGTAGGCCACGGCATATCCACCCGGGTCCCAGCTCGCGAAACTCATGGTCAAAACGTAGACGCCGATCAAGCCGGCGACCATGGCGAAGCCACACCCGGACGAAAATGCCATCAGTTGCCAAGGGCTGCGGCGGGATCGGCTGAACGCGATCGTCAACCGCGCTGTCGCCATCGACGGGAAAATGCCAAGGAGAACGACGACAAGCCCCAGGGGGCAGCCCGCGGCCGGTATCGCGAGGTAATAGACGGCAGCACAGAGCGCCGACAGCACCGCCGTCACCCAGGTTGCGAAGAAAAGATAGTCTCTTTCAAGGCGCTCGCGCCAATCGCCGTCAACCTGCATGTCCCCCTCCCGACAATCACAACCACTGCATGTGCCGGGATTACGCCTTGATTGAGGCAAACATTCAGTGAACAAACTAGCGGGAGGCAAGCGCGCTCAAAACACCGCCAGAAGCAGCGCCCCGGCAGCAATGAAAGCAACGCCGAGCCAGTTCATCAGGTTGAGCTTTTCGCCGAGGAAGAGCACTCCGAATATCGCGACCATGACGATCGAGAGCTTGTCGATGGGGGCGACACGGGCCGCATCGCCGAGCTTCAGCGCGCGGAAATAGGCAAGCCAGGAGGCGCCGGTGGCAAGGCCGGACAGCGCCAGGAACAGCCAGGTGCGCCCGGAGATTTCCGATGGCTTCTGCCATTGCCCGGTCGCCGCCACGATGGCGGCGATTACGCAGAGGATGACGACGGTGCGGATCAGGGTTGCGAAGTCGGAGTTGATCTGCGCAACCCCGACCTTGGCAAACACCGCCGTCAATGCGGCAAAGGCCGCCGAAAGCAGTGCCCAGAACTGCCAGCTCTGGCTCATCAGAATTCCACGCCCTGCTGCGCCTTGATGCCGGAGCGGAACGGATGCTTGATCAGCTCCATCTCGGTCACCAGATCGGCGATCTCGATCAGGTCCTCCTTGGCGTTGCGGCCGGTGAGCACGACATGCGTCATGTGCGGCTTTTCCTCTTTCAGGAAGCGGACGACCTCGGCGACGTCGATATAGTCGTAGCGCAGCGCAATGTTGATCTCGTCGAGCAGCACCATCGAGTTGCGCTCGTCGCGGATCAGCTCCTTCGCTTTCTCCCAGGCTTTCTCGGCCATCGCCACGTCGCGGGCGCGGTCCTGCGTTTCCCAGGTGAAGCCCTCGCCGAGCGTATAGAACTGGCAGACATCGCCGAAATGCTTCTCGATCAGCTCGCGCTCGCCGGTCGCCATCGCACCCTTGATGAACTGCACGACGGCGCAGGGCATGCCGTGGGCGATATGGCGGAAGATCATACCGAAGCCGGCGGTCGACTTGCCCTTGCCCTTGCCGGTGTTGACGATGAGCAGACCCTTCTCATCGGTCTTGGTCGCCATGATCTTTTCACGCGCCGCCTTCTTCTTCGCCATCTTCATGGCGTGGCGGGCATCGTCCTTCTCGGCCGGCGCTTCGCCGCCTGCTGTCGTCTCGTCGCTCATGATCACTCCCTCAGTTCTCAGGTTCGCGGAATGGGCAGCCGCCCTCGTCCCGCTTCGGTTCTGTCCCGCGCTTCAATGAACAGCGAAACAAAACCAGGTCTTTGCTTCCAAGCAATTCCGGACGGAAATCGCCAGCCCGGAACCGCGCTATTCGTTGCCGGCACGACGCCGGGTTGCGGCGGTGCCAATGGCGGCAAGCTCAAAGCGTGCCGAGTTCGAGCGCGGCGTCCAGAGATTGCGGTCGATCGCTTCGAGGAAGCGCTCGGAAAGCTCGGCAAAGGCGGCCGGGTTCTTATCACGCAGGAAATCCGCCACGCGCTCGTCGACGATGAAGGCCTGATAGGCCGCCTCGAAATGATGGTCGCGCACGGCACCCGTGGTCGCCGCAAAGGCGAACATGTAATCGACCGTGGCGGCGATCTCGAAGGCGCCCTTGTAGCCATGGCGCATGACGCCATCTATCCATTTGGGATTGACGACGCGCGCCCTGACGACGCGGCCGATCTCTTCTTCCAGCGAGCGGATGACAGGCTTTTCCGGCCGGGAATGGTCGTTGTGATAGATCGCCGGCCGGCTGCCGCCAAGCTGCTCTGCGGCGGCGCTCATGCCGCCTTCGAACTGATAATAGTCGTCGCTGTCGAGCAGATCGTGCTCGCGGTTGTCCTGGTTCTGCACCACCGCCTCGATCGTACGCAGGCGTTCTTCGAAGAGGTCGCGCTCGGCCTTGCCCTCCTCGCCGGCGCCATAGGCATAGGCACCCCAAGTGAGATAGGCCTCGGCGAGATCGGCCTTGGTTTCCCACCCCTTCTCGTCGATCAAGGCCTGCAGGCCGGCGCCATAGGCGCCGGGCTTGGCGCCGAAGACGCGGTAGGAGGCTCGACGGGCCGCCTCGGCGGCCTCCACTCCTTCCGACTCCAGCCGCTGAGCTTCGGCGCGCATGCGCGCGGCGATCATATTGTCGGCATCATCTTCCTCCAGCGCGCCGACGGCGCGGATCGCCTTGTCGAAGAGCGCTATCTGGTCCGGGAAGGCATCGCGGAAGAAGCCGGAAATGCGCAAGGTCACGTCGACGCGCGGTCGTCCGAGGATTGCAAGCGGCACGATCTCGTAGCCCATCACCCGGCGCGAGACCATGTCCCAGGTGGGCTTGGCGCCGATCAGCGCCAGGGCCTGGGCGATGTCGTCGCCGCCCGTGCGCATGTTTGCCGTGCCCCAGGCCGTCAGGCCAAAGGAGGACGGCCATTCCCCGTGATCCTGCAGGTAGCGGCGAATCAAAAGCTCTGCCGACTTCTTACCGAGTTCATAGGCCGCCGGCGTCGGCACCGCTCGACTGTCGACCGAGTAGAAATTGCGCCCCGTCGGCAGCACGTCCGGGCGGCCACGCGTCGGTGCGCCGGAGGGTCCGGGGGCAACGAAGCAGCCGTTGAGACCGGTGAGGAAACCGGCCATTTCAGCGGCGCCGGAGTTGGAGATCGAGGGCTTGAGGCGGGTTTCGATTTCGCCGAGAACGGCGCGGGTGTGGGGCCAGTCATGCGGACAAGACTGCTCGCCTGCAACGAGCTTCGCTGCCAGCAGTTCGATGCGCTCGACGGTGTCTCCGTTTGTGCGCCAAGGAGCGTCCGAGAGGTCGGTGAGGATCGCTGGTTTCGGGCCGGTCCAGGCGTCCGACATTACGCAATCGAGCGGGTCGAAGGATTGTCCTTTGGGAGTGATTTCGCCCTCAGCGCCACTCAACCCCGCATCCGCAGCAATCGCCCGCTGCAGGCTCTGATCGCCGCCTTCGCCGAGCCCGCGTGGGACGCGCGCCAGCGCGACGGTCAGGTCGGTCAGCAAGCGCCCCTCCGGCGCCACGCCGAAGATGTGCAGGCCGTCGCGGATCTGCATTTCCTTGAGGTCGCAGAGATAGGCGTCGAGCTTTTCCAGCGCCTTGTCATCGCTGTCACCCTTGTGAATGCCAGCGTCGCTGTCGAGGCCGATGTCGCGCACGAGATCGAGGATCTGGCGGCTCAGGAGCCTGAGGCGTCGCGGGTCGCCGCCGGCGGCGTCGTAATACTCGTCGACGAGCGCCTCCAGATCCTTAAGCGGCCCGTAGGACTCGGCCCGCGTCAAAGGCGGCGTCAGGTGATCGATGATGACGGCGCTGGTGCGGCGCTTGGCCTGCGTGCCTTCGCCCGGATCGTTGACGATGAAGGGATAGATGTGCGGCAGCGGCCCGAAGATCGCCTCGGGATAACAGGTCTCAGACAGCGCCAGCGCCTTGCCCGGCAGCCATTCGAGATTGCCGTGCTTGCCCATGTGCACGATCGCCTGAGCCGCGAACTGCTGGCGCAGGTGGGCATAGAAGGCGAGATAGCCATGCGGCGGCACGAGGTCCGGCGAATGGTAGCTTTCCTTCGGGTCGATGTTGTAACCGCGCGCCGGCTGGATGCCGACCATGACCTCGCCGAAGCGGGCGAGCGGCAGCGCGAAGGCACCGTCGAGGAAGAAGGGATCGGCCTCCGGTGCACCCCAGCGACCGGCAACTTGATCCTGAATCTGTTTCGGAAGCGAATCGAAGAACGTTTTGTAATCCTTAAGCGAAATACACTCGCGGATCTCGCGGTCATGACTTGCCGCATTGGTCGGTCCGGCCATCAGGTAGCGCATCAGCGCGTCACCGTCGGCGGGAACCTCGCCAACCTCATAGCCTTCCCGCGCCATGGCGCCAAGCACCTCGACGGTACCGGCCGGCGTGTCGAGCCCGACGCCGTTGCCGAGGCGGCCATCGCGGTTCGGATAGTTGGCCATGACGATGGCAATGCGCCGTTCAGCCGGCTTGGCGCGACGCAGGTTCGCCCAGTTGACGGCAAGGTTTGCGGCAAAACGCACCCGGTCATCGAGCGGCTCGTGCCCGACGATATTGGCCTCGACCTTGGCGTCATAGATCGACGCCGCCTTGAACGAGACCGCGCGAGCAAGAATACGGCCGTCGACTTCCGGCAAGGCGACGTTCATGGCGAGATCGCGCGCCATCAGCCCTTGCGGTGACGTCTCCCATTGCGCTCGCGAGGAGCCTGAGAAGATCACCTGCAGGACAGGCGCGCCGGTCGATTCGAGCACGGTCGGCTGGCGATCGGCCCCGGGCGACGAGACGGCAAAACCAGTGGCATTCATCACCACATCGGGTGCGGCCTCGGCAAAGATCGCCTGCAGCGTGCCGACGGAGACGGCATCCTTGAGGCTCGAAACGAACACCGGCAGCGCGCGGACGCCCTGTTGCGCCAGCGCATCGATCAGCGCTTCGACGGGACGCGTCTCGCCGCTCTGGACGAGGGCGCGGTAGAAGCAGATGGCGATGGTGGGTTGGAATTCCACCCTGTCCGTCTTGTCGGCACCAACGCCGGCGACGACCTGCAACCATTCCGAAACCCCGATCACGCCCCGGGCCGGCCACCAGATGCCGGCTTTCAGCAGCGGCTTGGCCGGTTGCGGCTTCTCGGCACTGGTGACCAGCGCCTCGGCATAGTCGAGAAACAGGCCGGCATTGTCGGCACCGCCCTCGGTGAAATAGGCCCAGAGGCGCTGGCGATCGTCTGCTGCGACGGTGGAGAAAGGCTCCAGCCCCGGATCCGGCTTGTCGTCGCCCGGTAGCACCGCAATCTGGAAACGATGGCTGACGGCGGCCGCATGCAGGGCTTCCAGCAGATAACGGAAATAGCTGGCACCACCGAGCGGCCGGACGACGATCAGCTTCGCGTGACGCGCCGTGCGCTCGACGTAAGTGTCGACCGACATCGGGTGCATCAGGCTCATCAGGCTGGCGATGCGCAGGCTCAAGCCTCCGTCGCGTCGGCCGTGAGCCGCGGCGATCGAGGAGAGCTCGGTGTCGGCGGCCGAGAGGAACAGGATATCGGCCGGCGTTTGCCCGAGGTCGATTGCCTCGTTGCCGTCGGCGATCGTTCCTTTCTGGGCGAGAAGCAGATGCATTCGTCTTGTCCGTTCGGGCAATTCCGAACGAAAACGCCTGAAGCGGATTCCGTTCGGAACTGCATTATTTCAATGCGTTAGATCATTTCATTCAACGAATGATCAGACGAGCGCGGCAATCGCAGCACGAACCGCCGCCTCGTCCATGTCGTGCAGGCCGATGACGACGAGGCGCGTGCCGCGCTTTTCGCCGGCAGCCCAGGCGCGATCATAATACTGGTCGATGCGGGCACCGACGGCCTGGATCAGGAGACGCATCGGCTTGCCGGGCACATCGGCAAAACCTTTCAAGCGCAGCACGTCGTGCTCGGCAATCACGCCCTTCAGGCGATCGATGAAGGCGGCCGGATCGGCGATCGAACCAAGCTCGACGACGAAGCTGTCGAACTCGTCGTGGTCGTGCTCCTCGCCCGACTCGTGCTCCATTTCATGATGCGACTTGCGGTTGGCGATATCGCTTTCCGTGCCGACACCGAGGCCAAGCAGGATGGCAGCGGCAACTTCGCCGTTCTTCGCCTCGATCATGGTCGGCTTGCGGCTGGTGCGCGAGGACACCTCGTCGCGCACGGCCTTGAGGCCGGAGGCGTCGATCAGGTCGGTCTTGTTGAGAACGATGAGATCGGCAGCCGTCAGCTGGTCCTCGAACAGCTCCTCGATCGGGCTTTCATGGTCGAGATTGTCGTCCTCGACGCGCAGCGCGTCGACCTTGTCATGGTCGTCGGCAAAGCGGCCGGCGGCAACGGCAGCACTGTCGACCACGGTGACGACGCCATCAACCGTCACTTCGCTGCGGATATCCGGCCAGTTGAAGGCGGCGATCAGCGGCTGCGGCAGCGCGAGACCCGAGGTTTCGATGATGATGTGGTCAGGGCGGTTTTCGCGCTCGAGCAGCTTGGTCATGGTCGGGATGAAATCGTCAGCCACGGTGCAGCAGATGCAGCCATTGGTGAGCTCGATGATGTCGTCCTCGGTGCAGGCCTCCGCACCGCAGCCCTTCAGCACGTCGCCATCGACGCCGAGATCGCCGAACTCGTTGATGATCAGCGCGATGCGCTTGCCGTCGGCGTTCTGCAGCAGATTGCGGATCATCGTCGTCTTGCCGGCGCCAAGGAAGCCGGTGATGACGGTCGCCGGGATCTTGCCCTGGTTGGCTCTCGCAGTGGTCATTTTTCAACCCTTCATTTTCAGCGGCAAACCGGCCGCGACAAAGTAAACTTCAGCGGATTTCTCCGCAACGATCTGGTGAAGCCGGCCGGCATGGTCGCGAAATTCGCGGGCCATGCGGTTCTCGGGCACGATGCCGAGGCCGACCTCGTTGGAAACAAAGATGAGGCGCGCCCGCGCCTCAGGCAGATACGCGGCAAGGGCGGCGAACTCCGCCGTCATGTCGCGCTCTTCGAGCATGAGATTGGTGACCCACAGCGTCAGGCAGTCGATCAGGACCACATGACCCGGATTGTCGATGCGCCTGAGGGTGCCCAAGAGATCAAGCGGTTCCTCATGCGTTGTCCAGCCTTCGCCGCGGCGCGTCCTGTGATGATCGATCCGCTCGCGCATTTCGTCGTCCCAGGCTCGTCCCGTGGCGACATAATGCATGGTGAGGCCGGACGCTTCGACGAGCCTCTCGGAAAAGCTGGATTTGCCGGAACGGGCGCCGCCAAGGACCAGGACCGGCCCGGCACTATGAGTGCTCATCGCCGCCGCCTCAGAAAACCCGCCTCAGCGGCGGATGGCAAAAGCCGTTCGACGCGCCGGCGGCGCGTGCGGGAAAACATCTGCGAGCCAAAACAACCTCCGTGATGGCGTTGGAGACGACACGTCTCCTCGGGCGGAATGCCCATGCCGGATGGCAGGTCTCCTGGCTCACGGCGTCACAGGCCCGCATCGCCTCGCCCATGAGGGCGAGGTTCCGATGTCAGGACCCGAGCGGCCCGCCTTACCTTCCCGGCGTCTTTCCGGTGCCACAGCGAACCTTTGCGCGTCGTCTCCGACACGCGGCGCTGTGAGGGACATCGTGAAAGGCGGACGATTCGTAGAAGAAGAGGCGTCCAACCCGGCTGATCACGATGCCACGCCAGTGGCTTTTCCGGCTCGACCGCGACCTGCCTCGGTTGCCCCATGCAACCGGCTGACAGCCCGATATCGAACCCGATGGCGAACCCTGACCGTTCTACAGTCGCGGGGTCGGCTGCGATAAGGATGCCCGATTTGGGTCCATCCGTCACATTCCCAATTATTCCCCCCTATCGCCACGATGAGGGGGAACCATCCAACACCTGATGATTAGGAAGCGGCCGACCCAAAGTCAATCGACGCTTGCGACACCTCCCCGGCTTGGTTGCGCCGCGCGACGATTTGTCGAGCGGCAGGCAAACGGCCACAGCCCGCCACATACCGCCGAACGAACTGCTCATCCGCCTGCACCCGAGGCCGACATCCATTCACTCTCACTTTGCGCCAAAGCGCTATCAGAATGTGCCAAAGTGGCATCGGGCTCTGGCGCGCCTTTGTTCCCGAGTGCAGAAAAGAGGAGAACGATGAACTCAAATTTGCAGGCGACCATGTCAAACCGCCTTTATCCCGTGGCGAGATCCATCACCCAGGTGGCCAAGCTGCTGAAAATCTCCGCCGAACAGGCGGTGCGCCGCGCCGGGCTGCCGCGTGATATCCTTCGCCACGAAGGCAAGGGCCTGACGCCAACCCAGGTTTTCGCCCTGTGGCGCGCCATCGAGCTAGAGGCTGAGCGGCCCGACCTGCCGCTTTACCTGAGCAAGCTCTTTGCCCATGCGCCGTTCACACCGGCCATGTTTTCTTTCTCCTGTTCGCCAGACGTGCGCGTCGGGTTCAAGCGTCTGTCGGTGTTCAAGCCGCTGATGGGACCGATGAAGCTGGAGGTGTGCGAAGACGACAGCTTCCTGCATATCGAGATCGGTACGGTGGACCCAAATGTTCCGGCCCCACCACAACTGGTCTGGTTCGAGGCGCTCTACCTCCTGGAATCCGCCCGCTGTTACACCGCAGAGCTTATTCGGCCATCGCGGCTCCAGCTGCCCCAACTGGCCAACCTCAGCAACGACGTGCTGGACTTCCTTGGCTGTGAACCCGAGCTTGACGGCGGAGCGCGCCTCTCCCTGCGCAGAGAAGATGCCGACCTGCCGCTGATCACCGAAAACGAGGAATCCTGGCCCGATTTTGAGAAAAGGCTACGCCGCGAGATGGAGGCGCATGAAACCGACACACCGATCGTGCTGCGGGCAAAGCGGGTTTTGCATGACATGCTGCCGTCGGGGGAAGCCAGTATCGAGGCGATGTGCAGACGGCTCGCCATGTCGAAGCGCACCCTGCAACGGCAATTGAAGGAGGAAGGCGAAACCTTCCAGACGGTGCTGGCATCGACCCGCGCGGAACTGGCGATGCATTATCTCGGCGAAGACGGGCTGAACGTCGAGGAAATCTCCTATCTGCTGGCCTACCGCGAGCCGAATTCCTTCTATCGCGCCTTTCAGGGCTGGACCGGCATGACGCCCGCCGAGGCGCGGGGAACGGTGACGCACTGAGAGAGTGCGCCATGTCTGCACCGGAAGATAGCGGTTTGGCGCGTTCCGATAGTTGATTGGCACGAAGCGATTTTGAGGAAATTCAGGCGATACGCCAGATTGATCTCCAACGAACAAAGGGCATGACGCCCGCAAGGATTGGAGAAGATCATGGCAATCGCACGGAAAACCGCTCTCGTCACCGGCGCCTCCTCGGGCATGGGCAAGGTCATCGCAAAGCAGCTGATCAAGGACGGTCTGACCGTCATCGTTGCCGCCCGCCGGATGGAGCAGATGGACGATCTGAGAGCGCTCGGCGCACATCCTGTCTCGCTGGATGTCGCGGACGAAGCCAGTCGAAAATCCGCGGTCGCCGAGATCATCATGAAATTCGGCGGGGTCGACGTGCTGGTCAACAATGCCGGTTTCGGACTTTACGGCTCGGTCGAAGACGTACCTCTCAGCGAGGCCCGCTATCAGTTCGACGTGAACCTCTTCGGCGCGGCCGCACTGATCCAGGATCTGGTGCCCTACATGCGCGAGAAGCGCGCCGGCAAGATCATCAACATCACCTCGATGGGCGGCAAGATCTACACGCCGCTCGGTGCCTGGTATCACGCGTCGAAACACGCGCTCGAAGGCCTGTCGGACTGCCTTCGCCTGGAACTGCAACAGTTCGGCATCGACGTGGTGGTCGTCGAGCCCGGCGTCATCCAGACGGCATTCGCCAACGTGATGGAAGGCCCGATGATGAAGTTCTCGGGCAACACCGCCTACGGCGCGATGGCAAAGAACGTCTCCAAGGCCACCGCCGACAGCTACAAGGACGGCGGCGGCTCCGCCCCGCAGGTCATCGCGGACGTGGTTTCCAAGGCCTTGAAAGCCCGCAAACCGAAGACCCGCTATGCCGCCGGCAAATTCGCCAACATGATGATCAACATCCGCAAATGGTTCGGCGACCGTGCGTTCGACCGCATGATCCTGTGGACCGTGCGCTGATTGGCGGGAAACCGCGCCAGCGCCGGCAAGAATGACGCGGGCGCCCTATACCCGCTGCAACACGCTGAACTGAAAGGCCTGGATCAAGTTCCACGGGGTCCGGTGCTGGTGTTCCATGTGCTCGACCAGCCGGAAGCACGGCCCGATCACATCGGCGAGTGCGGCGGGGTCATAGCGCACCACTGGCAGGCCGCTGCAGCGCTCCGGGCCATCGGGCGCGAAAGTGGCGATGATGGCGTGCCCGCCGGGCACGACGGCCGCCGTCAGCCGCTCGATATAGGCCGCCCGGTCGTCGGGATCGGTGAGGAAGTGAAAGGCGGCGCGATCATGCCAGATATCGTAGCTGCGATCCGGCTTCCACGCGGTCACATCGGCTGCAACCCAGTGCACATCACCGGCGCGGGCACCGAGGCGCGCCTTGGCGGCGTCCAGTGCGGCCGGTGACAGATCGAGCACCGTGATCGCTTTCATACCCGCGTCGAGCAGCGCATCCACCAGCCGCGACGCGCCGCCGCCGATATCGATCAGTGACGACGAGGCGAACGCCGCATGCCCGCGGATGAGGTCGAGCGAAACGGCCGGCGTACCCTCGAACCAGCTGACGCCCGCCTCGCCCTTCGACCGATAGGCATTGTCCCAATGGGTCCGTCTGCTTTCGTCCTGCACCGCAACACCTGCACCTTCACGCCCAGCCGCCAGGCGCTCGGATCTACTCGACGAATTCTATCGCGGAACGACGGAGCATGCGGGATTTTCCGCAAACATGTCGTTCATGCCTTTCAACTCGGTCAGCTGGTGCCCTCGTCTGAGGCTAGCGGCCGAGCAGCCCATCCAGCCAGCGCCGGTCGAGCACCGTCTCCAGCTCGTTCGCGACATCATCCAGCGCCGCATCGACCGACTGGCGGTAGTTGCTGGCACCACCTTCGATGCCGAAACTTTTCAGCAGCGCGGAGCGGTAGGCGTCGCTGGTGAAGAGCCCGTGCAGATAGGTGCCCATCACCCGGCCATCGACCGAAAGCGCGCCATCGGCGCGATTGTCGATGCGCACTGACGGCCGCTCACAGTCCGCACCTTGCGTGTTGCCGAGGTGGATTTCGTAGCCCTCGAGCGCCACGTCATGCTCCAGCGACCAGGCGCGGCTGTTGCGCACCGTCTTTTCCGGCGCCATCTCGGTCTCGACGTCGAGCAGCCCGAGACCCTCGACCGCACGTTCGCCGCCCTCGATGCCGAGCGGATCGGTGACGCGCCGGCCGAGCATCTGGTAGCCGCCGCAAATGCCGATCACCCGGCCGCCGCGGCGCACATGCCGTTGAAGGTCTCTGTCCCAGCCCTGCGCCTTGAAATCGATGAGATCGCCGATGGTCGATTTCGAGCCGGGAATGACGACGAGCCCGGCATCGGCCGGAATGGGATTGCCCGGCCGCACGAAGACAAGATCGACTTCCGGCTCGGCGGCAAGCGGATCGAGGTCATCGAAATTGGCGATGCGCGAGAGCACCGGCACGGCAACCTTCAACGCCCGCCCCTCGCCGCGCGCCAGCTTTTCCAGCACGACGGAATCTTCCGCCGGCAATCGCGCGGCGGCCTTCAGCCAGGGCACGACGCCGAAACAGGGCCAGCCAGTGAAGCGGTTGACCGCGGCAATGCCGTCGTCGAAGAGCGTGACGTCGCCGCGGAACTTGTTGATGAGATAGCCCGTCACCATGCGCCGATCTTCCTCGGGCAAGATTGCATGCGTGCCGACGAGCGAGGCGATCACACCACCGCGGTCGATGTCGCCGACAAGCACGACCGGCACCTCGGCCCGGGTCGCGAAGCCCATATTGGCGATGTCACCGGCTCTAAGGTTGATTTCCGCCGGCGAGCCCGCGCCTTCGACCACCACCAGATCGGCGCCGGCCGACATCTGTTCGAAGCTTTCCATCACGGCGCCAAGCAGCTTGGGTTTGAGCGCCTGATACTCCCGGCCCTTGGCCTGCCCGGCCACCTTGCCCTGGACGACGATCTGGCTGCCGACATCGGATTGCGGCTTCAACAGAACCGGGTTCATGTGCACGGACGAAGGC encodes:
- a CDS encoding class I SAM-dependent methyltransferase encodes the protein MQDESRRTHWDNAYRSKGEAGVSWFEGTPAVSLDLIRGHAAFASSSLIDIGGGASRLVDALLDAGMKAITVLDLSPAALDAAKARLGARAGDVHWVAADVTAWKPDRSYDIWHDRAAFHFLTDPDDRAAYIERLTAAVVPGGHAIIATFAPDGPERCSGLPVVRYDPAALADVIGPCFRLVEHMEHQHRTPWNLIQAFQFSVLQRV
- a CDS encoding cobyric acid synthase, with amino-acid sequence MTRRIMLQGTGSDVGKSVLVAGLCRLAANQGLKVRPFKPQNMSNNAAVSDDGGEIGRAQWLQALAARVPSSVHMNPVLLKPQSDVGSQIVVQGKVAGQAKGREYQALKPKLLGAVMESFEQMSAGADLVVVEGAGSPAEINLRAGDIANMGFATRAEVPVVLVGDIDRGGVIASLVGTHAILPEEDRRMVTGYLINKFRGDVTLFDDGIAAVNRFTGWPCFGVVPWLKAAARLPAEDSVVLEKLARGEGRALKVAVPVLSRIANFDDLDPLAAEPEVDLVFVRPGNPIPADAGLVVIPGSKSTIGDLIDFKAQGWDRDLQRHVRRGGRVIGICGGYQMLGRRVTDPLGIEGGERAVEGLGLLDVETEMAPEKTVRNSRAWSLEHDVALEGYEIHLGNTQGADCERPSVRIDNRADGALSVDGRVMGTYLHGLFTSDAYRSALLKSFGIEGGASNYRQSVDAALDDVANELETVLDRRWLDGLLGR